A region of Marinomonas maritima DNA encodes the following proteins:
- the smrA gene encoding DNA endonuclease SmrA gives MNDEDETSLFAQEVAGIKPLKKSEVYLAKKGPRVDFEVRQKSALIAKEADKNHLSQDYIEKVEPNDVLEYKRSGVQDGVFKRLRQGKYGIESRLDLHRHTVAQAREQVYQFVDDCMRHDIRVAIIVHGKGDRTPEPENQAMIKSYINKWLRDLDVVMAFHSAQRHHGGLGAVYVLFKKTEKARLEDWEKHQKR, from the coding sequence GTGAACGACGAAGATGAAACGTCTTTGTTTGCTCAAGAAGTAGCGGGTATTAAGCCACTTAAAAAAAGCGAAGTGTACCTTGCTAAGAAAGGTCCGCGAGTGGACTTTGAGGTTCGTCAAAAGTCGGCATTAATCGCGAAAGAAGCGGATAAAAATCATTTATCGCAAGACTACATTGAAAAAGTAGAGCCAAATGATGTTCTGGAATACAAGCGTTCTGGTGTTCAAGATGGCGTGTTCAAGCGCCTTCGGCAAGGTAAGTACGGTATTGAATCACGCTTAGACTTACATCGACATACCGTGGCCCAAGCGCGTGAACAGGTGTATCAATTTGTGGATGACTGTATGCGCCATGATATTCGTGTGGCGATTATAGTGCATGGAAAGGGCGATCGAACGCCAGAACCAGAAAATCAGGCTATGATTAAAAGCTATATAAATAAATGGCTTAGAGATCTAGACGTGGTGATGGCTTTTCACAGTGCGCAGCGACACCATGGTGGTCTAGGCGCCGTTTATGTTTTGTTCAAAAAAACAGAAAAAGCCCGTTTGGAAGATTGGGAAAAGCACCAAAAACGCTAG
- the nagB gene encoding glucosamine-6-phosphate deaminase, with the protein MRIVVLKNAQAVAEFAANHIIALLNKKSHSVLGLATGSTPIRLYKQLIQANEQKKVSYKNVTTFNLDEYLGLSGTHLQSYRHFMNHYFFDHIDINKEDTFLPKGITSDPMLACAEYEKKIKEKGGIDIQLLGVGSNGHIGFNEPSSSLASRTRIKALSEDTIAANKRFFAVDEFQPSLSITMGIGTILESREIILLATGSNKAEAIRNTIEGPVAASCPASILQMHQHVMIVIDEEAAQNLKDLTFYKHIERENQRLASSSYCDLEA; encoded by the coding sequence ATGCGCATAGTCGTTTTGAAAAATGCTCAAGCCGTCGCTGAATTCGCCGCGAATCATATTATTGCATTACTCAATAAAAAGTCGCATAGCGTATTGGGTTTGGCGACTGGCTCGACGCCTATCAGATTATACAAGCAGCTTATTCAGGCCAATGAGCAAAAAAAAGTAAGTTATAAAAATGTGACGACGTTTAATTTAGATGAATATTTAGGACTTTCTGGTACCCACTTGCAAAGCTATCGCCACTTTATGAATCATTACTTTTTTGATCATATAGACATTAATAAAGAAGATACCTTTTTGCCAAAAGGTATCACTTCCGATCCAATGTTAGCCTGTGCTGAATACGAAAAGAAAATCAAAGAGAAAGGCGGTATTGATATACAGCTGTTAGGGGTAGGGAGTAACGGTCATATTGGATTTAATGAGCCTAGTTCAAGTCTCGCCAGTAGAACTCGTATTAAGGCATTGTCAGAAGATACGATTGCTGCGAACAAGCGCTTTTTCGCTGTTGATGAATTTCAGCCTAGCTTGTCAATTACCATGGGTATTGGAACGATATTGGAATCACGTGAAATAATTTTACTGGCAACAGGTTCCAATAAAGCTGAAGCAATCAGAAACACCATTGAAGGGCCTGTCGCTGCCAGTTGTCCTGCCTCGATATTACAAATGCATCAACACGTTATGATTGTTATAGATGAAGAGGCCGCACAAAATTTAAAAGATCTGACATTTTATAAGCACATTGAGCGCGAAAATCAACGGCTTGCCTCATCGTCATACTGTGACCTTGAAGCCTAA
- a CDS encoding glucokinase, protein MSFTLLADIGGTNTRFVLAKEGHGILSDSYEAFPNSGASSPEVLIQRYFQNQGIESCKQVVLALAAPTYGEEIVLTNHDWRFTIKSISAVSGAQDVRFINDLEALGYGLSALKSEQLQHLAGPSISGKNGPRVVVGAGTGFNAAIVTQAANGDHHVKAMEVGHMTLTVETQDEFDLWQYLAQGRERASVERALSGLGIEQIYQWHCQKNAYKPLHINAQSISSAALNKTDPMAEKAMQTFVHIYARTVGDLALAFLPKGGIFLSGSVTRAMAPWLQGSGFFDCFLAKGRQRDLMRQFPIYILQDDQAALLGCEIAANYDRN, encoded by the coding sequence GTGAGTTTTACTTTACTTGCTGATATCGGTGGAACGAATACTCGTTTTGTTTTGGCTAAAGAAGGCCATGGCATTTTATCTGACAGCTATGAAGCCTTTCCAAATAGCGGTGCGAGTAGTCCTGAAGTTCTCATTCAACGCTATTTTCAGAATCAAGGAATTGAGTCCTGTAAACAGGTTGTTCTGGCTTTGGCAGCCCCGACTTATGGGGAAGAAATTGTCCTGACTAACCATGATTGGCGCTTTACTATCAAAAGCATATCCGCGGTGTCTGGTGCGCAAGATGTTCGCTTTATTAATGACTTAGAAGCGTTAGGGTACGGGTTGTCGGCATTAAAATCTGAGCAATTGCAGCATCTCGCCGGGCCGTCAATTTCAGGAAAAAATGGCCCTCGAGTGGTTGTTGGTGCAGGCACAGGGTTCAATGCGGCTATTGTAACTCAAGCCGCCAATGGTGATCATCATGTTAAGGCGATGGAAGTTGGACATATGACGCTAACGGTAGAGACTCAGGATGAATTTGATTTGTGGCAATATTTGGCCCAAGGACGTGAAAGGGCATCCGTTGAACGTGCGCTTTCGGGTCTTGGTATCGAACAGATTTATCAATGGCATTGCCAAAAAAATGCGTATAAACCCTTACATATTAATGCTCAGAGTATTTCTTCCGCCGCGTTGAATAAGACAGACCCTATGGCTGAAAAAGCAATGCAAACGTTTGTCCACATTTATGCTCGTACCGTTGGCGATCTTGCGTTGGCGTTTTTACCTAAGGGTGGAATATTTTTGTCTGGTAGCGTTACTCGTGCCATGGCGCCTTGGTTGCAAGGTTCAGGCTTTTTCGATTGTTTTTTAGCTAAAGGCCGTCAGCGCGACTTAATGCGTCAGTTTCCCATTTATATACTACAAGATGATCAGGCAGCCCTGCTAGGGTGTGAAATTGCAGCGAACTACGATAGAAATTAG
- a CDS encoding ABC transporter ATP-binding protein, with protein MSQITKTYDSSKKDAPILTVSHLTKSYDQTQILKDINLTMPKGEFLVLVGPSGCGKSTLLSCIGGLTEITSGTLEIADRDVSNMAPAKRDIAMVFQSYALFPNLTVADNIAYGLDVRGIDRETREAAVLRVADMLNMAHLLDRKPVQLSGGQRQRVAMGRALVREPQLFLFDEPLSNLDAKLRFTMRTEIKRLHQKLGASIIYVTHDQIEAMTLATSIVVMRGGVIQQIGTPREVYDYPANAFVADFMGAPAMNLIHAQVTYHSGGLDICIARPDGQPDLILHDALPPATLLKSVNRHVLFGIRPEAITDRVPDGDRKELRTCLLNVVEPTGSDTYAVIKVSQGEVIARLHGQSEVVAGQSVDLAFDMSRVSYFDPESEVRL; from the coding sequence ATGTCTCAAATAACCAAAACTTATGATTCTAGTAAAAAGGATGCACCTATTCTGACGGTGAGTCATCTTACTAAAAGTTACGATCAGACTCAGATTTTGAAAGACATTAATCTGACCATGCCAAAAGGTGAGTTTCTTGTTTTAGTTGGCCCTTCCGGCTGTGGTAAATCTACTTTGCTTAGTTGTATTGGTGGGCTGACGGAAATAACGTCGGGTACTTTGGAGATTGCAGATCGAGATGTATCCAATATGGCGCCAGCGAAACGCGACATTGCTATGGTGTTTCAATCCTATGCGTTGTTTCCAAACTTAACCGTCGCTGACAATATTGCCTATGGATTAGATGTAAGAGGTATTGACCGCGAAACCCGTGAAGCGGCTGTTTTGCGGGTTGCTGATATGTTGAATATGGCTCATTTATTGGATCGTAAGCCCGTTCAACTGTCTGGTGGACAGCGTCAGCGTGTTGCCATGGGTCGAGCGTTGGTGCGGGAGCCTCAATTATTCCTGTTTGATGAACCTCTCTCCAACCTGGACGCGAAACTGCGCTTTACTATGCGTACTGAAATCAAGCGGCTGCATCAGAAATTAGGCGCTTCTATCATTTATGTTACTCATGACCAGATCGAAGCGATGACGTTGGCGACGAGTATCGTGGTTATGCGCGGTGGCGTAATACAGCAAATAGGAACCCCTCGAGAGGTGTACGATTACCCCGCTAATGCCTTTGTTGCAGATTTTATGGGTGCTCCGGCAATGAATCTAATACATGCACAGGTAACATATCACTCAGGCGGTTTGGATATTTGTATCGCCCGACCCGATGGGCAGCCTGATCTAATCTTGCACGATGCTTTACCACCCGCGACTTTACTAAAGTCGGTTAACCGCCATGTGTTATTTGGGATTCGCCCTGAGGCAATTACCGACCGTGTACCTGACGGCGATAGGAAGGAACTTCGAACCTGTCTGCTTAATGTAGTCGAGCCTACGGGATCTGATACTTATGCAGTGATCAAAGTTAGTCAAGGTGAAGTCATTGCTCGTCTGCATGGTCAGTCTGAAGTCGTTGCTGGTCAGTCAGTTGATTTGGCGTTTGACATGTCCCGAGTTTCTTATTTTGACCCTGAATCTGAGGTGCGCCTGTGA